A window of Lacibacter sediminis contains these coding sequences:
- a CDS encoding MBL fold metallo-hydrolase → MAVYFSSLNSGSNANCYYVSNGDAAILVDAGLSCRETEKRMKRLGLEMEQVKAIFISHEHSDHINGLEVLSRKHKLPVYISQKTFANSNLSIDPSLVRYFRKDETVEVDQLQIKCFSKSHDAADPFSFMISSQNINVAVITDIGYACKQVLHYFQQSHVVFLESNYCETMLANGDYPYHLKRRISSDEGHLSNTQALELFLQYRTPQLSHLILSHLSKNNNTPETVNALFQPHAGNTKVIVASRYEESALFSIDAVPVAVRRSLMSTKKKPSNELQLSLF, encoded by the coding sequence ATGGCTGTGTATTTCTCTTCATTGAATTCAGGCAGTAATGCCAATTGCTATTACGTTAGTAATGGAGACGCCGCCATTTTGGTTGATGCCGGGTTATCATGCAGGGAAACAGAAAAACGCATGAAACGTCTTGGGCTGGAGATGGAACAGGTGAAAGCGATTTTTATTTCGCATGAACACAGCGATCATATCAACGGTCTTGAAGTATTGAGCCGCAAACACAAACTCCCTGTTTATATTTCACAGAAAACATTCGCCAACAGCAATCTTTCAATTGATCCATCCCTCGTTCGATATTTCAGAAAAGATGAAACCGTTGAGGTTGATCAGCTACAGATCAAATGTTTCAGCAAATCGCATGATGCCGCCGACCCATTCAGTTTTATGATCAGCTCGCAGAATATTAATGTGGCAGTGATCACCGATATTGGTTACGCCTGCAAACAGGTGCTGCATTATTTTCAGCAAAGTCATGTGGTGTTTCTTGAAAGTAATTACTGTGAAACGATGTTGGCCAATGGCGATTATCCTTATCATCTCAAACGCCGTATCAGCAGCGATGAAGGTCATCTTTCCAATACACAGGCACTTGAGTTGTTTTTGCAATACAGAACGCCGCAGTTGAGCCATCTCATACTTTCGCATCTCTCAAAAAATAATAACACACCCGAAACAGTGAATGCGTTGTTTCAGCCGCATGCGGGTAACACCAAGGTAATTGTGGCATCACGTTACGAAGAATCAGCATTATTTTCTATTGACGCTGTTCCTGTTGCCGTAAGACGCTCACTTATGTCAACAAAAAAGAAACCCAGTAACGAATTACAATTGTCTTTATTCTGA
- the crcB gene encoding fluoride efflux transporter CrcB: MLKNILLVGLGGAAGSMLRYAFAVWFKHATFPLATFLVNIIGSFIIGLVFAYALRSENFATNWRLFLAAGICGGFTTFSAFSLESLVMLQQQRIGMFFFYAIGSLLLGLAATWLGYSLLK, translated from the coding sequence ATGCTGAAAAATATTCTCCTCGTTGGTCTTGGTGGTGCGGCAGGCAGCATGTTGCGTTATGCATTTGCAGTTTGGTTTAAACATGCAACATTCCCGCTTGCAACTTTTCTGGTGAACATTATTGGCAGTTTTATTATCGGTCTTGTGTTTGCCTATGCTTTAAGAAGCGAAAACTTTGCAACCAACTGGCGATTGTTTCTTGCAGCAGGAATATGTGGTGGGTTTACAACTTTTTCTGCTTTCTCACTCGAAAGTCTGGTCATGTTGCAGCAGCAACGTATCGGGATGTTTTTCTTCTATGCGATTGGAAGTTTGTTGCTGGGTTTAGCTGCAACCTGGTTGGGGTATAGTTTACTTAAATAA
- a CDS encoding PhoH family protein encodes MTETIINLETVNPIEFFGVNNGKLDILKKKFPLLKILSRGTQIKLSGSPEQVDQAKEKIDLLIAYLERNGQLSENYLEQILGGDDQETVDAFVERNPSEVLVFGPNGKTVRARTQNQKRMVGAIDKNDIVFAIGPAGTGKTYTAVALAVRALKNKLVKKIILTRPAVEAGESLGFLPGDLKEKIDPYLRPLYDALDDMIPADKLGYYMSTRVIEIAPLAYMRGRTLDNAFIILDEAQNTTDLQLKMFLTRIGANAKAIITGDMTQVDLPKNQRSGLEKGIRILKNIDGISHIELDEEDVVRHRLVKAIIRAYDKDHKIDQEQPNSYHRR; translated from the coding sequence TTGACTGAAACGATCATTAACCTCGAAACCGTTAACCCGATTGAATTTTTTGGCGTTAACAACGGTAAATTAGACATCCTCAAGAAAAAGTTTCCACTCTTAAAAATTTTATCACGTGGCACACAAATCAAATTAAGTGGCAGCCCCGAACAGGTAGATCAGGCAAAAGAAAAAATTGATCTCCTCATTGCATACTTAGAACGTAACGGACAGCTCAGCGAAAATTATCTTGAACAGATCCTCGGCGGCGACGACCAGGAAACAGTTGATGCCTTTGTGGAACGAAACCCAAGCGAAGTTCTTGTTTTTGGTCCCAATGGTAAAACTGTTCGTGCACGCACACAAAACCAGAAACGGATGGTGGGTGCAATTGACAAAAATGATATCGTATTCGCCATTGGCCCTGCAGGTACAGGTAAAACCTATACTGCTGTTGCACTTGCAGTACGTGCATTAAAGAACAAGCTGGTAAAGAAGATCATTCTCACACGTCCTGCTGTTGAAGCTGGTGAAAGTCTTGGTTTCCTTCCCGGTGATCTCAAAGAAAAGATCGATCCATATCTGCGTCCGTTATATGATGCATTGGACGATATGATCCCTGCGGATAAACTTGGTTACTATATGAGTACACGTGTAATTGAAATTGCACCACTGGCTTATATGCGTGGCCGTACGTTGGATAATGCGTTCATCATTTTGGATGAGGCACAGAATACAACTGACCTTCAGTTGAAAATGTTCCTCACACGTATTGGTGCCAATGCAAAGGCCATCATTACAGGTGATATGACGCAGGTGGATCTGCCAAAGAACCAACGCAGTGGTTTGGAAAAAGGTATCCGCATTTTAAAGAACATCGATGGGATCAGTCATATTGAGCTCGATGAAGAAGATGTGGTTCGTCACCGTTTGGTGAAAGCCATCATCAGGGCTTACGACAAAGATCATAAGATCGACCAGGAGCAGCCAAACAGCTACCACCGTCGTTAA
- a CDS encoding glycine-rich domain-containing protein has product MPEIDKKKLWSQLDSYHFNHIVPPNVWNKITELFGGEDASTKAFADKIKRKHNWNTNFALHAIHEYKKFVYLGIISNFQVTPSKIIDIVWHEHLLFTKPYRQFCDEVIQYNFDHHPELIPFDDQTEAYAEQYIKTLLLYRTEFGFDAPAAIWDLPKFSDAQLNAAKKAYQRQSTIVYSNGGNSSYGDEAPLFSYFDDPHFSDFNGGDFGGGGAGGDFSDASDSGDSGSSSCGSSCSSGCGGGD; this is encoded by the coding sequence ATGCCTGAAATCGACAAAAAAAAATTATGGTCACAATTGGATTCTTATCATTTTAACCATATTGTTCCTCCGAATGTTTGGAATAAGATAACAGAATTATTTGGCGGAGAAGACGCTTCCACAAAAGCATTTGCTGATAAAATAAAAAGAAAGCATAACTGGAATACCAATTTTGCTCTGCATGCAATCCATGAATACAAAAAATTTGTTTACTTAGGTATTATCAGCAATTTTCAAGTAACTCCCTCCAAGATTATAGACATTGTTTGGCATGAGCATTTGCTTTTCACAAAACCCTATCGTCAGTTTTGCGATGAAGTGATTCAATACAATTTCGATCATCATCCTGAACTTATCCCATTTGATGATCAAACGGAGGCGTATGCTGAACAATACATCAAAACATTACTACTCTACCGTACCGAATTTGGTTTTGACGCACCTGCAGCAATATGGGACTTGCCAAAGTTCAGTGATGCTCAGCTAAACGCAGCTAAAAAAGCTTATCAACGTCAATCAACTATCGTTTACAGTAACGGTGGCAATTCAAGTTATGGGGATGAAGCCCCACTCTTTAGTTATTTCGACGATCCTCACTTTTCGGATTTCAATGGCGGTGATTTTGGCGGTGGAGGTGCTGGTGGCGATTTTAGTGATGCCAGCGATAGCGGAGACAGCGGAAGCTCCAGTTGCGGATCGAGTTGCAGTAGCGGATGTGGAGGTGGCGATTAA
- a CDS encoding DUF4878 domain-containing protein — protein sequence MKRILFLFAVIVTIVSCQQERERPTEALDTAREFIRSSLDGDYDWARQLMIKDSLNLYELDLIEKKYKDEMSKKDKEGYKGSSIIIHSVDNVSDTVVIVNYSNSYKKKQMPVKVIKRNGLWQVDFNYTFTGNL from the coding sequence ATGAAGAGAATTCTTTTTTTATTCGCTGTTATTGTAACCATCGTTTCCTGCCAGCAGGAACGTGAACGCCCAACTGAAGCATTGGATACAGCCCGTGAATTTATCCGCAGCTCACTGGATGGTGATTACGATTGGGCAAGACAACTGATGATCAAAGACAGTTTGAATTTATATGAGCTCGATCTCATCGAAAAAAAATACAAAGATGAAATGAGCAAGAAAGATAAGGAAGGTTATAAAGGCTCATCCATCATTATTCATTCAGTTGATAATGTAAGCGACACTGTCGTGATCGTAAACTATTCCAACTCTTACAAAAAGAAACAAATGCCGGTGAAGGTGATCAAGCGTAATGGTTTATGGCAGGTTGATTTCAACTATACGTTTACCGGGAACCTGTAA
- a CDS encoding DUF4403 family protein, with the protein MNQKGAPAPLAVTDSVKVELPSSVFNIPVKYELKNFELWINQVIKGKFLETVINPLNDERDEAKLIMTKTGTIQISSNGKELICIVPLRLEAVLLKSRMGKGLTKSADTMVTVVNIQLSTPVALDKNWNLVTNFTIDKLKWIKEPVFQVGPFKKNLKKKINDWLKENEGTLTNIIDREINKTVSMESALSKVWMDLQKPIIIRKKLPNVWINFVCTSIEGRILLSPSTITCQTRVLATTKMITDTTLLPARNPFPAYRLLKETETASDIHLYAFTSFEEINEELNSQLKGKTFNAEGYSLNIKSVNAYASEAGISVEIETSKDIKGKLVASGKLEFDSEEQALVIRNFDYAVSSNNTLVNAGDMLLHQQLKDTIASKLVLEMRNLIDTVPQLVENAIAKGKSSDKIDLEFDHLEIHRCEISMGATGIHFIIHAEATAGIRLKKLKPGKRLRIRKAQKEK; encoded by the coding sequence ATGAATCAAAAGGGAGCACCGGCTCCATTGGCTGTAACAGATAGTGTAAAGGTTGAACTTCCTTCATCGGTATTTAATATTCCTGTAAAATATGAATTGAAAAATTTTGAGCTATGGATCAACCAGGTGATCAAAGGAAAGTTTCTTGAAACAGTGATCAATCCGTTGAACGATGAACGAGATGAAGCAAAGCTGATCATGACGAAAACAGGAACGATCCAGATAAGTTCAAATGGAAAAGAACTCATTTGCATTGTTCCGCTCAGGTTAGAAGCGGTGTTGCTGAAAAGCAGGATGGGGAAGGGCCTTACCAAGTCAGCCGACACAATGGTGACCGTAGTTAATATTCAGTTATCCACTCCTGTTGCACTTGATAAAAACTGGAATCTTGTTACAAACTTTACGATCGATAAATTAAAATGGATCAAAGAACCGGTGTTCCAGGTTGGACCATTCAAAAAAAATCTGAAGAAAAAAATCAATGATTGGTTGAAAGAAAATGAAGGCACACTCACTAACATCATTGACAGGGAAATTAACAAAACGGTATCAATGGAATCTGCCTTATCAAAAGTGTGGATGGATTTACAAAAGCCCATTATCATCCGGAAAAAATTGCCGAATGTGTGGATCAATTTTGTGTGCACATCAATTGAAGGAAGAATATTACTCAGCCCTTCTACCATTACCTGTCAAACAAGGGTGCTGGCAACAACAAAGATGATCACTGATACAACATTGTTGCCGGCAAGAAATCCATTTCCTGCATACAGACTATTAAAGGAAACTGAAACTGCATCGGATATTCATTTGTATGCGTTTACATCTTTCGAAGAAATTAACGAAGAACTAAACAGCCAGTTGAAAGGGAAAACATTTAATGCAGAAGGTTATTCGCTCAATATTAAATCGGTCAATGCCTATGCATCTGAAGCTGGTATTTCAGTTGAGATTGAAACAAGCAAGGATATTAAAGGGAAGCTGGTTGCCAGTGGAAAACTGGAGTTTGATTCAGAGGAACAGGCATTGGTGATCAGGAATTTTGATTATGCTGTAAGCAGCAACAATACACTTGTAAATGCAGGCGATATGTTGCTGCATCAACAATTGAAAGATACCATTGCTTCTAAACTCGTACTGGAAATGCGAAATTTAATTGACACAGTACCGCAATTAGTGGAGAATGCAATTGCAAAAGGAAAATCCAGCGATAAAATTGACCTGGAATTTGATCATCTTGAAATTCACCGTTGCGAAATTTCAATGGGCGCAACAGGTATACATTTTATTATTCATGCAGAAGCAACTGCAGGAATAAGATTGAAAAAATTAAAGCCGGGTAAACGCCTGCGTATCAGAAAAGCACAAAAGGAAAAATAG